In Cottoperca gobio chromosome 1, fCotGob3.1, whole genome shotgun sequence, a genomic segment contains:
- the LOC115014625 gene encoding LOW QUALITY PROTEIN: myosin-9-like (The sequence of the model RefSeq protein was modified relative to this genomic sequence to represent the inferred CDS: deleted 3 bases in 3 codons): MTDADKFLYGDRSATGNPMAQADWATKKLVWVPSEKLGFEPGSVKEEQGDECVVELTDSSKKVKVNKDDIQKMNPPKFSKVEDMAELTCLNEASVLHNLKERYYSGLIYTYSGLFCVVVNPYKYLPIYSEDIVNMYKGKKRHEMPPHIYAITDTAYRSMMQDREDQSILCTGESGAGKTENTKKVIQYLAHVASSFKSKKEQGNAVLSHGELEKQLLQANPILEAFGNAKTVKNDNSSRFGKFIRINFDVNGYIVGANIETYLLEKSRAIRQAKDERGFHIFYYMLTGAGDKLRSELCLEDYSKYRFLSNGNVTIPGQQDTDMFTETMDAFQIMSIPEEERIGLLKVVSAVLQLGNMTFKKERHNDQASMPDDTAAQKVCHLLSINVTDFTRAILSPRIKVGRDYVQKAQTQEQAEFAIEALAKASYERMFRWLVLRINKALDKTKRQGASFIGILDIAGFEIFELNSFEQMCINYTNEKLQQLFNHTMFILEQEEYQREGIEWSFIDFGLDLQPCIDLIEKPAGPPGILALLDEECWFPKATDKSFVEKVAQEQGTHPKFQRAKRLKEDADFSIMHYAGKVDYKADEWLMKNMDPLNECVAALFNQSTDKLTADLWRDMDRIVSMDKVAGMSDSMHGAFKSRKGMFRTVGQLYKEQLGNLMATLRNTNPNFVRCIIPNHEKKAGKLEPHLVLDQLRCNGVLEGIRICRQGFPNRVVFQEFRQRYEILTPNSIPKGFMDGKQACVLMIKALELDPNLFRVGQSKVFFRAGVLAHLEEERDIKITDVIISFQAWCRGYVARKAFTRRQQQLTAMKVIQRNCVAYLKLRNWQWWRLFTKVKPLLQVTRQEEEMLAKEDELVKVKERQLQAQEQLRDFESKQQQLNTEKLALQEQLQAETELCAEAEEMRSRLATRKQELEEILHDLESRLEEEEERVTQMSTERKKMQQNITDLEQQLDEEEAARQKLQMEKVTMDSKLKKLDEEVMVLDDQNNKLNKEKKHMEERISEFTTNLAEEEEKSKSLQKLKNKHEAMITDLEDRLRKEEKSRQELEKNRRKLEGDSTDLHDQIADLQAQIAELRAQLAKKEEELHAALARIEEEAAAKNSAQKKIRELEAQISELQEDLELERQARSKAEKHRRDLGEELEALKTELEDTLDSTAAQQELRSKRETEVTHLKKNLDEEAKVHEQQMADMRQKHNQAFEELNEQLEQAKRNKVSVDKAKQALESEWNELQIEMQTLTQGKGDSEHRRKKAEGQVQELQVKYGESERQRQEAADSIVKLQSELDNVNTLLSNAEGKNIKSSKDLSSTESQFQDAQELLQEETRQKLSLSTRLRQMEDEQNNLREMLEEEEESKRNVEKQVTTLQTQLADLKKKLELEVSSLEGAEEGRKRIQRESDSLMQQLEEKTAAYDKLDKTKTRLQQELDDLIVDQDHLRQIVSSLEKKQKKFDQMLAEEKTISTQYAEERDKAEAEAREKETRALTLALELETISTHKDELDRASKLLKAEMEDLVSSKDDVGKSVHELERSKRAMEQQLEEMRVQLEELEDELQATEDAKLRLEVNMQAMKAQFDRDLQARDEQGEERRKQLVKQVREMEVELEDERKQRSQALSSKKKLELDLGELEIQIDIANKGRDEALKQLKKLQVIMKEQMRELDELRLSRDEAVNGAKETERKLKSVEADALHFQEDVATAERLKRQIQSERDELQEEVNTSNTKNSMLTDEKRRLESRITQLEEELEEEQLNTEMVNDRMKRTTLQTEQLATELTSERSNSQRLEGARSQLDRQTKELKLKLQELEGTIKSKYKSTITTLEAKMGQVEEQLDIESKERQQASRLARRTEKKLKEVMLQVEDERRNTEQFKDVAEKANSRMRQLKRQLEEAEEEVTRANAYRRKLQRELDDASESTDSMKHEVSALKSKLRRGDIPFNMRRAINRSGMDSDEEVDVKTEVPEPAEE, translated from the exons ATGACGGACGCAGACAAGTTCCTGTATGGGGACCGCAGTGCGACGGGCAACCCTATGGCCCAGGCCGACTGGGCCACCAAGAAGCTGGTGTGGGTCCCTTCGGAGAAGCTGGGCTTCGAACCGGGCTCCGTCAAGGAGGAGCAGGGAGATGAGTGCGTGGTGGAGCTGACGGACTCTAGCAAGAAG GTGAAGGTAAACAAGGATGACATTCAGAAGATGAACCCACCCAAGTTCAGCAAGGTGGAGGACATGGCGGAGCTCACCTGCCTGAACGAGGCCTCCGTGCTGCACAACCTCAAGGAGAGATACTACTCTGGACTAATCTAT ACATACTCGGGTCTCTTCTGTGTGGTGGTCAACCCGTACAAGTACCTGCCCATCTACTCTGAAGACATCGTGAACATGTACAAGGGCAAGAAGAGGCATGAGATGCCCCCTCACATCTACGCCATCACAGACACGGCGTACAGGAGCATGATGCAGG ATCGTGAGGACCAGTCCATCCTCTGCAC TGGGGAATCAGGAGCAGGGAAAACAGAAAATACCAAGAAAGTCATTCAGTATCTTGCACATGTTGCCTCATCGTTCAAGTCCAAGAAAGAACAG GGCAATGCAGTTTTGTCACAT GGGGAACTGgaaaaacagctgctgcaggcGAACCCGATCCTGGAGGCCTTCGGCAACGCAAAGACTGTCAAGAACGACAACTCCTCAAGATTC GGAAAATTCATCAGGATCAACTTTGATGTCAACGGATACATCGTTGGAGCGAACATTGAAACTT ATCTGCTGGAGAAGTCTCGAGCCATTCGACAAGCTAAAGATGAGAGGGGCTTCCACATCTTCTACTACATGCTGACAGGAGCAGGAGACAAGCTGCGCT CCGAGTTGTGTCTGGAGGATTACAGCAAGTACCGTTTCCTGTCCAATGGAAACGTGACGATACCGGGCcagcaggacacagacatgTTCACTGAGACCATGGACGCCTTTCAGATCATGAGCAtcccagaagaagaaagaattg GTCTGTTGAAGGTGGTGTCGGCCGTGCTGCAGTTGGGGAACATGACCTTCAAGAAGGAGCGTCACAATGACCAGGCTTCCATGCCCGACGacactg CTGCACAGAAAGTGTGTCACCTGCTGAGCATCAATGTGACCGACTTCACACGAGCCATCCTGTCCCCCAGAATCAAG gttGGCAGAGACTATGTCCAGAAGGCACAGACACAGGAGCAGGCTGAGTTTGCCATCGAGGCTCTGGCCAAAGCCTCTTACGAGCGGATGTTCCGCTGGCTGGTCCTGAGGATCAATAAGGCGCTGGACAAGACCAAGAGACAGGGAGCCTCCTTTATTGGCATCCTTGATATCGCTGGATTTGAGATCTTTGAG CTGAACTCATTTGAGCAGATGTGTATAAACTACACCAacgagaagctgcagcagctcttcaacCACACCATGTTCATcctggagcaggaggagtaCCAGCGGGAAGGCATTGAGTGGAGCTTCATCGACTTCGGCCTCGACCTGCAGCCCTGCATCGACCTCATTGAAAAACCT GCCGGTCCTCCAGGCATCCTGGCTCTGCTGGATGAAGAGTGCTGGTTCCCCAAAGCCACAGACAAGAGCTTTGTGGAGAAGGTTGCTCAGGAGCAGGGGACGCACCCCAAGTTCCAGAGAGCCAAGAGACTCAAGGAAGACGCTGATTTCTCCATTATGCACTATGCTGGAAAG GTTGACTACAAAGCAGACGAGTGGCTGATGAAGAACATGGATCCTCTGAACGAGTGCGTGGCCGCTCTGTTCAACCAGTCTACAGACAAATTAACTGCCGACCTGTGGAGAGACA TGGACCGTATTGTGAGTATGGATAAGGTGGCAGGAATGTCGGACTCCATGCACGGTGCGTTCAAAAGCCGTAAGGGCATGTTCCGCACGGTGGGCCAGCTGTACAAGGAGCAGCTGGGTAACCTCATGGCCACGCTCAGGAACACCAACCCCAACTTCGTCCGCTGCATCATCCCCAACCACGAGAAGAAG GCTGGTAAACTGGAGCCTCACCTGGTTCTGGACCAGCTGAGGTGTAATGGAGTCCTAGAGGGGATTCGTATCTGCAGACAGGGCTTCCCCAACCGCGTCGTCTTCCAGGAGTTCAGACAGAG GTATGAAATCCTCACTCCAAATTCAATTCCAAAGGGCTTTATGGAC GGCAAGCAAGCCTGTGTGCTCATG ATCAAAGCTCTGGAGCTGGACCCAAACCTCTTCCGCGTCGGCCAAAGTAAAGTGTTCTTCAGAGCCGGAGTcctggcccacctggaggagGAACGAGACATCAAGATCACAGATGTTATCATCAGCTTCCAGGCCTGGTGCCGAGGATACGTGGCCCGCAA AGCCTTCACCAggagacagcagcagctgacGGCCATGAAAGTGATCCAGAGGAACTGTGTTGCTTACCTCAAACTGAGGAACTGGCAGTGGTGGAGGCTTTTCACCAAG GTGAAGCCTCTGCTGCAGGTGACTcgacaggaggaggagatgcTGGCCAAAGAAGAC GAGCtggtgaaggtgaaggagaGACAACTGCAGGCTCAGGAGCAGCTCAGAGATTTTGAGTCCAAGCAGCAGCAG CTGAACACGGAGAAGTTGGCTCTTCAGGAGCAACTGCAGGCAGAGACGGAGCTGTGCGCGGaggcagaggagatgagatCCCGTCTGGCCACCAGgaagcaggagctggaggagatcTTGCATGACCTGGAGTCCcgtctggaggaggaggaagagagggtcACCCAGATgagtacagagagaaaaaagatgcAGCAGAACATCACG GACCTGGAGCAGCAGCTGGACGAGGAGGAAGCAGCCAGACAGAAGCTCCAGATGGAGAAGGTCACCATGGACTCCAAGCTGAAGAAGCTAGAC GAGGAGGTCATGGTGCTGGACGACCAGAACAACAAGCTCAacaag GAGAAGAAACATATGGAGGAGAGGATCTCCGAGTTCACCACCAACTTggctgaggaggaagaaaagtcCAAGAGTCTGCAGAAACTCAAGAATAAACATGAAGCCATGATCACAGATTTGGAGG ATCGTctaagaaaagaggagaaatctCGGCAGGAGTTGGAGAAGAACCGTCGTAAACTTGAGGGAGACTCCACTGATCTCCACGACCAGATTGCAGACCTGCAGGCTCAGATCGCTGAACTCCGAGCACAGCTGGCTAAGAAGGAGGAGGAACTCCACGCTGCACTGGCCAG GATCGAGGAGGAGGCTGCGGCAAAGAACTCGGCCCAGAAGAAGATCAGGGAGCTGGAGGCTCAGATATCGGAGCTGCAGGAGGATCTGGAGCTGGAGAGGCAGGCGCGCTCTAAGGCTGAGAAACACCGCAGGGACCTTGGAGAGGAGCTGGAGGCCCTCAAGACCGAGCTGGAGGACACTTTGGACTCCACCGCAGCCCAGCAGGAGCTAAG GTCCAAGCGTGAGACGGAGGTCACCCATCTGAAGAAGAATCTGGACGAAGAGGCCAAGGTCCACGAGCAGCAGATGGCCGAcatgagacaaaaacacaaccagGCATTCGAAGAGCTCAATGAACAGCTGGAACAGGCCAAGAGG AACAAGGTGTCTGTGGACAAAGCCAAGCAGGCCCTGGAGAGCGAGTGGAACGAGTTGCAGATCGAGATGCAGACTCTGACACAAGGCAAAGGAGACTCTGAACACCGTCGCAAGAAGGCCGAAGGACAGGTTCAAGAACTGCAGGTCAAATACGGAGAAAGTGAGCGACAGAGGCAGGAGGCGGCCGACAGCATCGTCAAGCTGCAG TCGGAGCTTGACAATGTGAACACTCTCCTGAGTAATGCAGAGGGCAAGAACATCAAATCCAGCAAAGACCTTTCTTCTACAGAGTCTCAGTTCCAGGATGCACAG GAGTTACTTCAAGAGGAGACTCGTCAGAAGCTGTCCCTCTCCACCCGCCTGAGGCAGATGGAGGACGAGCAGAACAACCTGCGGGagatgctggaggaggaggaggagagcaagagGAACGTGGAGAAGCAGGTCACCACTCTGCAGACGCAG ctGGCAGACCTAAAGAAGAAGCTGGAACTGGAGGTCTCGTCCCTGGAGGGGGCGGAGGAGGGTCGCAAGAGAATCCAGAGGGAGTCGGACAGCTTgatgcagcagctggaggagaagacCGCAGCCTACGACAAGCTGGACAAGACAAAAACCCGTTTACAGCAGGAGCTGGATGACCTCATAGTGGACCAGGACCACCTGAGGCAGATCGTCTCCAgcctggagaagaagcagaagaagttTGACCAG ATGCTGGCCGAAGAGAAAACTATTTCTACTCAGTATGCGGAGGAGCGTGACAAGGCTGAGGCCGAGGCCAGAGAGAAGGAAACGCGAGCACTGACACTGGCACTTGAGTTGGAGACCATTTCGACCCATAAGGACGAGTTGGACCGGGCCAGTAAGCTGCTCAAAGCTGAGATGGAAGACTTGGTCTCCTCCAAGGACGATGTCGGCAAGAGT GTTCATGAGCTGGAGCGGTCAAAGCGTGCCAtggagcagcagctggaggagatgagggttcagctggaggagctggaggatgagCTTCAGGCCACAGAGGACGCCAAACTGCGTCTGGAGGTCAACATGCAGGCCATGAAGGCCCAGTTTGACCGAGACCTGCAGGCCAGAGacgagcagggagaggagaggaggaaacagctagTTAAACAG GTGCGTGAGATGGAAGTCGAGCTGGAAGATGAACGCAAGCAGCGTTCTCAGGCACTCTCGTCCAAGAAGAAACTGGAGCTGGACCTGGGAGAGCTTGAAATCCAGATCGATATTGCCAACAAAGGCCGTGATGAGGCCCTCAAACAACTGAAAAAACTCCAG GTCATAATGAAAGAGCAGATGAGAGAGCTGGACGAGCTGCGTTTGTCCAGAGACGAGGCCGTCAACGGGGCCAAGGAGACCGAGAGGAAGCTCAAGTCCGTAGAGGCAGACGCCCTGCACTTCCAGGAG GATGTGGCCACTGCAGAGAGACTGAAGAGACAGAttcagagcgagagagacgagCTCCAGGAGGAGGTCAACACCAGCAACACCAAGAA TTCTATGCTGACAGATGAGAAGAGGAGGCTGGAGTCTCGTATCactcagctggaggaggagctggaggaagagCAGCTCAACACTGAGATGGTCAACGATCGCATGAAGAGAACCACACTGCag ACAGAGCAGCTGGCCACAGAGCTGACTTCAGAGCGCAGCAACTCCCAGCGGCTGGAGGGCGCTCGCTCCCAGCTGGATCGCCAGACCAAGGAGCTGaaactgaagctgcaggagCTCGAGGGAACCATCAAGTCCAAGTATAAATCCACCATCACCACCCTGGAGGCCAAGATGGGTCAGGTGGAAGAACAGCTCGACATCGAGTCGAA GGAGCGCCAGCAGGCCTCCAGGCTCGCCAGGCGGAcagagaagaagctgaaagaggTGATGCTACAGGTTGAAGACGAGAGGCGCAACACGGAGCAATTCAAAGACGTG GCGGAGAAGGCGAACAGCCGAATGCGTCAGCTGAAGCGTCAGCTcgaagaggcagaggaggaggtgacGCGAGCCAACGCCTACCGTAGGAAGCTGCAGAGGGAGCTGGATGATGCCTCGGAGTCAACAGACTCTATGAAACACGAAGTCAGCGCTCTCAAGAGCAAGCTCAG ACGTGGGGACATACCTTTCAATATGCGGCGTGCCATAAATCGCTCTGGGATGGACAGCGATGAGGAAGTGGACGTGAAGACTGAAGTACCTGAGCCTGCTGAGGAGTGA